A stretch of DNA from Gimesia chilikensis:
AGGGAGTGGAAAAGATCTGACCTACTTCGACGATCAGACGCGCGAACGGTTCATTCCCCATGTGATTGAACCGGCTGCTGGGGCCGACCGGGCCACTCTGGCGTTCCTGTGTGAAGCGTACTATGAAGACGAACAACCCGATGATAAGGGGGAGATGCAGTCTCGTACCGTCATGCAGTTCCATCCCAAACTGGCACCTGTGAAAGCAGCCGTATTCCCGCTGATCAAAAAGGCGGGCATGCCGGAAGTTGCTGCCGACATTTACGGGAAGTTGAAAAAGGCCGGGATCCAGGCCGTCTACGATCAACAGGGAGCAATCGGGCGTCGTTATCGGCGTCAGGACGAGATCGGAACACCTTTCTGCTTGACAGTGGATGGGGATACCGAACAGGATAACTGTGTGACCATGCGTGATCGTGATTCGCTGAAACAGGAGCGAATTCCCATCGATGATATCGTGGCGGAAGTTCAACGGCGCATTCACGGCTAAGAGCCAGCCCCGTTTCAACTGCATCCAGACATCAGTATATATGAGGAGCCTGACATGGCAGACAAGAAGATAGACCGCCGCAATTTTGGAAAATATCTGGCCGGTGGAACTGCCGCCTTTCTGACGGGGGCAGCAAGTGCGGCTGACAAACAACCCCTGGTTGATGGCGTGACGCGTCCCTCGAATACGCTGATTCTGGATGGAGGCGGGCAATCGGTCTGGAACTCCACCGCGCAACATGTTCGTACCCGCGGTTGGGTTTCCCCTGACGGGAAGATCTTTCACGAAGCCGCCCGGAATATTCCCATCCAGGAAGAAGACGATGTGATTGTCTGTGGTGGTGGCCCGGCCGGTTTTGCCGCAGCCCTGGCAGCAGCACGCAGCGGAGCCAAAACCCGTCTGCTGGAAGTGAATGGCTGTGTGGGAGGTGTCTGGACTGCTGGTGCGTTGACGCTAATTATCGATGCTCAGAAGAAGCCGGGCATTATGCATGAGATTCTGGAAAAACTCGAAGAACGCGATGCCAGTAACGTCTTAAATAACGGGTCGGTCGCCTACGACACCGAAAAAACCAAGCTCCTGCTTGAAGACATGCTGCTGGAAGCGGGAGTCAAGATTCAGCTGCATACCCGCGTGGTCGGGGCTGTGACAGACATCAACAATCGTCTGTCGGTAATTGTCACTGAATCGAAGTCGGGTCGACAGGCCTGGCGGGCGAAGTCATTCATTGACTGTACCGGTGACGGCGACATGGCGGCACAGGCCGGTTGTGGTTATGAGTTCGGGCAGCCCGGTACCGGGCTCACCCAGCCGATGAGTCTGATGGTATTGCTGACCGGCGTAACGACAGATGGGATCGCCCAGTTCGTTCGTGGCGATGCAGAGCCCCGCAAATTGGGGAATCCCAAAAAGAACCTGCTGGCAGAATTTCAGCGGGCCGGCGTGGATCCCTCTTATGGTGGACCGACAATCTTCCGGGTGCGGGACGGCCTGTTTGCGATGATGGCCAACCACGAATATGGAACACTTTCGATCGATGCTGCTCACGTTACCGACGCAACCCTGCAGGCGCGTCGAGAAGTACACAAGCTGGTCAACAGCCTCAAGAAACTGGGGGATCCCTGGACCAATCTCGAAATTATCGCGACCGCAGAACAGATCGGAACGCGTGAAGGACGTCGTATTCTGGGGCGTTATTACGTTTCGAGTGAGGATCTGAAAAACGGTGCCCGCTTTGATGACGCAATCTGTCATGTCCGATTTGGAATCGATGTGCATTCCACCAACCCAGGTAAAACCAAGGCGATTGAAAAGAAACCATTCAAATCAAAACCTTATGACATTCCGTTACGGGCTCTGATCGCCCGGGATGTCAACGGCCTGATGATGGCTGGACGCTGTATCAGCGGTGACTTTATCGCGCACAGCAGTTACCGGGTCACCGGGAATGCGGTCGCGATGGGGGAAGCAGCCGGAGTCGCATCAGCTGTGGCGGCGACTTCAGACAAAATGCCTCACGAAGTCCCCTTCTCTGCCGTTTCCAAACAGCTGGCACAGATCCGCGGGGAAGATCAGCGGCAGGTAAAAAGCTAGAAGTTAGTCGAGCTTTTTTAGACCACCTGAGTCTGTTGGAGAAAAAAGCGGCTGAAGGGAATCGAACCCTCGTCACCAGCTTGGGAAGCTGGGGTAATACCATTATACGACAGCCGCGAATTCAAGATTATGACAGACTAAACGGGAGTGAGGTTCGGGTCAAGCATCCCGATGATTGAGGCTCCGGTATTCCTGAATTTCCCGGCCACAGGTTCCGAAAACAGGGCTTTTGACGGCGGCCTGCATTCAGCCTCAGTTACAACGGAGAGTCCAGCAGATTCTCCAGTCCCCGGGTTGGGTTCTGGTAATCAATTTCAACGGCACTGTGCATCCCCTGCAGGATAATCTTCCGCAAGCGGGGGTCGATCTGCATCTGCAAAATCGTGTCCTTGAGGATGTTATCCTTGAAGCCGATGGTCTTGCCTGTCCGGGCATCGAGGATTTCGAACAGGAACGAATAACTCCGGGTCCGGGATTCCGTACGAATCTTGCTCATGAAGATCAGGAAAGGCAACTCATACTGAGATGTATCGATCCACGAGCGTTTAGGCAGATTGCGGTTCCAGAGGATATTGCCGGACTGCTTGTCGATACTCAGTAGATCATTATCGATGTGCACGACATTCAGGAATGAGTCACTGATGAAGAAATCATTCTGCGGTGTGCGACGGCGCGGCGTGGTGTAAGAGAAATTGAAGTAATAGCGTCCGTGGTCGGAAAACCCGATGAACTTGTTGAGGTTTTTGAGATATTCATCAGGGATCTCAGTCTCGATCATGGTCTCGCCTGTTTCCACATTCAGAACCCGCAGCCGGTTCGGAGGCAGTAGAATCGCCAGCTCGGTATCGGAAATCTGAGTAGAGAAACCGGAGTTGTCCACCGGCTCATCAAGAAGCAGTCGATCAGTCAACGGATCCCAGAGGCGGACTCGCTTTTCGGTCGTAGAAGTGGTTTCATAAAACAGCTTGCGACCAAATACGTGTCGAATGCGGCTGTTGAGTTCAAGTTCTCCCTGGCGAATCCGTTCTCCGGTGATGGCGCTGTAAACATCGTAATTCGTTCGATTGATACTGAAAGCGACGATTGCTTCCTGATCTCCGACAAGCCCCTTGCTGGAATCACTGAGGAAGCCGGATTTGGAAGGAATGTTCTTCCGCTCCCAGAGCACTTTTCCATTCGCAGGATTCAGACCGAACAGACGGTTGCCCCACTGAAAGACACAGACGCGAGGTCCGGAGGGACCGACATAAAACAGCGATTGTGAGTTATTCAGATCATCGAATTCGGTGGTCCAGAGGGGCTCTGAAACATCACCATCCAGCTGTAGCAGTGAAACACCATGAATTTTATGACTGCTTCCCAGGGGAATAAAATGACCCACTCGCGTATTTCGTGAATGATAGGGATAGGAAATCCGGTCCGAGACTTTCACCTGGCCGATTGATTGACCGGCGTGCCGATTAACTACAGTCAGCAGGGAGCCCTGTTTCAGTAACAACTGTGAGATCTCTGGTGGCGGCAGAAACTTTCGTTCATAGTTTCTGTAAGTAGCCGCGATTTGCGGCGCGGGGGCAGCGACGTCGCTTTGACGAATATTAACCCGGGTTACGTTATCTCGCAAAGGCTGCATGGCCTGATAGATCGACCAGGCGGCAGACCCTCGGTCATAACGTGCTACGTATTCTGCACCGGTCTGTCCATTCTCCAGCGGGATGTTCGCATACTTTTCATTGAGCTCTTTCAGGAGTCCCGCCGCCTCATGAGGTAGGCCAACTGCTTCCCAAAGCTCAAGCAACTGCCGGGCCGCTTCCGCGGCAACATGAGGATTCGCATCGGCGTGGTTCTGCATCAGTAGAAATTCCGCCTGTTGAATCTGTCCGGACTGCATCATTTTTTGGGCCAGTGTACTCCGTACTGCTACTGCCTGTGACCAGCTGCCATAGGTGTCGAGAAAAGCCTGCAGTTCTGAGATGTTTGCTCCCTGTAAAGCTGTCTGTTGATCTTCGACAATAATGGAGTTCAGCGTTGCCTGGTCATTCTGATCTGCTTTGTCTGCGATCCGCTGCATCAGCCCGGCGATCAGGCTTTGTACGGTGACCAGATGATGTGTGTCTCCCGCCATGGCCAGCGGCTGATTGACCTCAATCTTTTTGAAGTCCTCAGCGACCTGCATCAGCCCATGGTAATCCTCCTGGTCCAGCAAGTATTTCGATTTACGAGACAGGAAGCGTCCCCGTTCCAGAGGTGTCTGGGCCAGCGACTCCAGCTTGCCCAGGAGTTCCGCTTCACTCTGACCACCACGATTGAGTTCCGCATAGAGCAGTTCCCGCAGCAGGGCCGTGGAACGATTCTGGATGTCTGGGACTGCCTGGTCGGATAGAAGAGACTCCAGGCGACGCTGGGCACCGGTCAGGTTACCCAGGGCGAGTTCGAGTTCGGCTTTGAGCAGTTGGTCGATCTGTTTCTGTTGAGGGGATAACGACTGCTGCTTGTCAGGCAGGCTGGCCAGCATCGCTTCGGCCTGGGGAAACGCATCGATCTGCCAGAGGCCCAGCGAAATAATCCGCCCACGATGGGCAATAATATTTCCGGGAGCCCAGTCATACTGTTTCTGCTCTGAAGGAGATGGCTCTCCATTCCGCTTGACGACCTCATAAGCATAGGCTGCGCCCTCTTGCAGGTCCTGTTTAAACTCGTGGTTCAGGATACTTGAAATCTGATTCGTATTGCTGAGGGAGAAGCCCGCTTCCTTTCCAGTGGGAACATGGATTTTGAGCACATGCCCTGCTCTGGTCGGCAGCAGGTAGTTCTCCTGAGAAAGAAAACCGATGCCGGAAACTGGTCCTACCTGCAGATGCCAGAGCTCTCTACCATCCTCGATGTGCCTGCCGCGGCAGTAGTCAGCCCCGAGCACCAGCACGGTCTCAT
This window harbors:
- a CDS encoding PQQ-binding-like beta-propeller repeat protein yields the protein MKRINPPFSGRSPLKSVTARLLSAVALLLIGPCTYLLSQDEPARQLLLAFLDPPEQAVPEQSEPDPDAISEDREALIHRIYRNRSLRTQFERAEQKFNEREFTEGALQLEKLLDHQEDYFFWPDDAKHPFNFRKRTRELLSTANPRDLADYERISGPQANGMLEQARESDDLRLFEQVALRFYPLRAGFEAIDYLGTRHLEQGNFEFASRYWDLLLESRIHQARMKPVHFLKAAVAYQQSDQPKKVTRILSRKSKAEVTLGGVTYRLPQAMERLALNLQNSPRSPADRGWLISQGNSQRNQSVESSVPYFKADWSQPIARTEKYRALEYLINWERKQQRENQSTAVANVPIAVDNLIIYRDFKGVRAVDIDSGETAWLFQSAGSLNQLIDQVDERTPGHAAYSQNLSLEKFYACNSIYGTLSSNGQAVFAVDYIPDQLPPVERNLGLRRNTTHFPLVSQKGNRLVALPVKRKPTAADGLTAIRAPSEDPQPETTFPVKPLWSISGYYFLGAPLPVGNYLYAIAEHNSQLSVLCINPHDGSIFWKQGLAYVDQPIYSDRERSWQQAPLASSEGIIVCTTQIDTVVALDATNGDLLWSYYYGEGDNSRRIAQKRYYRPVSFGHPGLTSAPVISGNRVFYLPSGSPYIHCIDLQTGLPLWEEVNREDGELIAAVVDETVLVLGADYCRGRHIEDGRELWHLQVGPVSGIGFLSQENYLLPTRAGHVLKIHVPTGKEAGFSLSNTNQISSILNHEFKQDLQEGAAYAYEVVKRNGEPSPSEQKQYDWAPGNIIAHRGRIISLGLWQIDAFPQAEAMLASLPDKQQSLSPQQKQIDQLLKAELELALGNLTGAQRRLESLLSDQAVPDIQNRSTALLRELLYAELNRGGQSEAELLGKLESLAQTPLERGRFLSRKSKYLLDQEDYHGLMQVAEDFKKIEVNQPLAMAGDTHHLVTVQSLIAGLMQRIADKADQNDQATLNSIIVEDQQTALQGANISELQAFLDTYGSWSQAVAVRSTLAQKMMQSGQIQQAEFLLMQNHADANPHVAAEAARQLLELWEAVGLPHEAAGLLKELNEKYANIPLENGQTGAEYVARYDRGSAAWSIYQAMQPLRDNVTRVNIRQSDVAAPAPQIAATYRNYERKFLPPPEISQLLLKQGSLLTVVNRHAGQSIGQVKVSDRISYPYHSRNTRVGHFIPLGSSHKIHGVSLLQLDGDVSEPLWTTEFDDLNNSQSLFYVGPSGPRVCVFQWGNRLFGLNPANGKVLWERKNIPSKSGFLSDSSKGLVGDQEAIVAFSINRTNYDVYSAITGERIRQGELELNSRIRHVFGRKLFYETTSTTEKRVRLWDPLTDRLLLDEPVDNSGFSTQISDTELAILLPPNRLRVLNVETGETMIETEIPDEYLKNLNKFIGFSDHGRYYFNFSYTTPRRRTPQNDFFISDSFLNVVHIDNDLLSIDKQSGNILWNRNLPKRSWIDTSQYELPFLIFMSKIRTESRTRSYSFLFEILDARTGKTIGFKDNILKDTILQMQIDPRLRKIILQGMHSAVEIDYQNPTRGLENLLDSPL
- a CDS encoding FAD-dependent oxidoreductase, producing MADKKIDRRNFGKYLAGGTAAFLTGAASAADKQPLVDGVTRPSNTLILDGGGQSVWNSTAQHVRTRGWVSPDGKIFHEAARNIPIQEEDDVIVCGGGPAGFAAALAAARSGAKTRLLEVNGCVGGVWTAGALTLIIDAQKKPGIMHEILEKLEERDASNVLNNGSVAYDTEKTKLLLEDMLLEAGVKIQLHTRVVGAVTDINNRLSVIVTESKSGRQAWRAKSFIDCTGDGDMAAQAGCGYEFGQPGTGLTQPMSLMVLLTGVTTDGIAQFVRGDAEPRKLGNPKKNLLAEFQRAGVDPSYGGPTIFRVRDGLFAMMANHEYGTLSIDAAHVTDATLQARREVHKLVNSLKKLGDPWTNLEIIATAEQIGTREGRRILGRYYVSSEDLKNGARFDDAICHVRFGIDVHSTNPGKTKAIEKKPFKSKPYDIPLRALIARDVNGLMMAGRCISGDFIAHSSYRVTGNAVAMGEAAGVASAVAATSDKMPHEVPFSAVSKQLAQIRGEDQRQVKS